In Arthrobacter sp. StoSoilB5, one genomic interval encodes:
- a CDS encoding Trp biosynthesis-associated membrane protein, with protein sequence MTAEAPRPTAATSPRWARKSTLVLATALLALAVFGTTTQTWIEVRLDPTAASISDLHVQGSKAATAVTALALVALAGGLAASIAGRIARWIIAAILVLSAAGIILAAATVLVDPLGAAQGSIAAATGISGGQANVATTVFPVLAVVAGALLAVCAVVLPLAGRHWKTRTKYDAAAVRERRSGPVDEIDSWDSLSRGEDPT encoded by the coding sequence ATGACCGCTGAAGCGCCGAGGCCTACGGCGGCCACATCGCCGCGCTGGGCACGGAAGTCCACGCTTGTTCTGGCCACAGCCCTCTTGGCCCTCGCCGTCTTTGGAACCACCACGCAGACGTGGATCGAAGTTCGGTTGGACCCTACGGCAGCCTCCATCAGCGACCTCCACGTTCAGGGCAGCAAGGCAGCCACAGCCGTGACCGCCCTGGCACTCGTAGCACTCGCCGGAGGGTTGGCGGCCTCCATCGCAGGGCGGATCGCACGCTGGATCATCGCTGCCATCCTTGTCCTGTCCGCCGCCGGGATTATCCTCGCGGCCGCCACGGTCCTGGTCGATCCCCTCGGGGCAGCCCAAGGTTCCATCGCTGCAGCCACCGGTATCTCAGGAGGCCAGGCGAACGTGGCCACAACGGTCTTCCCTGTCCTGGCTGTCGTGGCCGGTGCCTTGCTTGCCGTGTGCGCGGTGGTTCTGCCGCTGGCTGGGCGGCATTGGAAAACCCGGACCAAGTATGATGCCGCTGCCGTCAGGGAACGCCGTAGCGGACCAGTAGACGAGATTGACAGCTGGGACAGTCTTTCCCGGGGCGAAGACCCCACGTAG
- a CDS encoding HGxxPAAW family protein — translation MSKTTVSATQASSTMASHADAIGHGNSPAAWTCVIVMLVGALISSIAFVIASTLIFIGGVVVMVAGLIVGWAMRKAGYGVGGSKLQNNGH, via the coding sequence ATGAGCAAAACCACAGTGTCCGCAACCCAAGCCAGCTCCACTATGGCCAGCCACGCTGACGCCATCGGCCACGGCAACAGCCCGGCGGCCTGGACCTGCGTGATTGTGATGCTTGTTGGCGCCCTGATTTCCTCCATTGCTTTCGTCATCGCCAGCACCCTCATCTTCATCGGTGGTGTTGTGGTCATGGTTGCCGGCCTCATCGTAGGTTGGGCCATGCGCAAGGCTGGCTACGGAGTGGGTGGCAGCAAGCTGCAGAACAACGGCCACTAA